The sequence below is a genomic window from Candidatus Methylomirabilota bacterium.
GCGAGCTGGCGGGGATCATCGAAGGCGTGCGCGAGGCTGCCCAGCAGGTGAACGCGAACGCCAGCGAGATGATCGGCGCCATGGAGCAGACCGCGGCCGGCGCCCAGGCGCAGTCGCGCGAGGCCGTCGGCCTCAGCGGCACGATGGAGGGGCTCACGCGCTCCATGCGGCGCGTGGCCGAGATCGCCGAGGCGGCGGCCGCGGCGGCGCGGCTCGCGCACGACTCCGCCGCGAAGGGCGAGCACGCGACGCAGGCGAGCCTGGCCGGCATGCAGCGGATCCGCGGCGAGGTGCAGGGGATCTCGAAGAAGATCAAGAGCCTCGCCGACCGCTCGCTCGAGATCTCGGAGATCGTCAACACGATCGAGGAGATCGCGTCGCAGACGAACCTCCTGGCGCTCAACGCCGCCATCGAGGCGGCGGGCGCCGGCGAGTCGGGCCTCCGCTTCGCCGTCGTGGCCGACGAGGTCCGCAAGCTCGCCGAGCGCTCGTCCAAGGCGGCCAAGGACGTCGTGGTCCTCATCAAGAGCATCCAGACCGAGACGCAGCAGGCGGTCCTCGCGATGGAGGAAGGCACCAAGGAAGTCGAAACCGGCTACAAGGTCACCGTCGAGGCCGGCACGAGCCTGCACCAGATCGGCGAGATCTCGCAGAAGTCCGCCGCGCTGGCGAACGACATCTCGCGGGCGACGCAGGAACAGGTGCGCGGCGTGGAGGACGCCGCGGTCGCCGTCCAGTCGATCGCGGGCGTGGCGGTTCACACGGAAAAGGCCGTCGTCGAGACCCGCAAGACCATGGACCAGTTGGTCCGGCTGGCCGAGGAGCTGATGGCGAGCCTCTCGCGGTTCAAACTGGCCGCCTGAGGAGCCGCTCGCCCGGAGGCGCCGCGTGGCCGAGGGCATCGACAGCGAGTTCTTGCGGAGCGTCTTCTTGATGGAGGCGTGGGACACCCTCGCCGCCGTGGAAGAGGGCCTCCGCGCGCTCAAGGGAACGCCGGCCGACGGCGGGGCCGAGAGCCTCGAGAAGCTGCGGGTCGTGA
It includes:
- a CDS encoding Hpt domain-containing protein, translating into MAEGIDSEFLRSVFLMEAWDTLAAVEEGLRALKGTPADGGAESLEKLRVVTHRLRGAAALNGFPQVAALATAMEETVESAAGASPAARA